One part of the Populus alba chromosome 18, ASM523922v2, whole genome shotgun sequence genome encodes these proteins:
- the LOC118053673 gene encoding uncharacterized protein isoform X1 yields the protein MARAFAVGVGNWWSHSKTVILIWCICIFFYIFFFHMALQNSSSSSSSDKYSEQRSRLYDKMERDLDESGAAFLKHGETSQSLLLSDIFILKDGSVTPVLKAANPPVRANVLYLSPEYSVPISDNVKSTFSSYFDKVWFQNSSVYHSSMFHASHHIEPVPATEDEIEAEVNAVKAVADTLCPLKIVLDRVVLTSTGVLLGCWQVISGTDPLTIRAKLKTALPHAPKKQLYDDAILHTSFARLLGHPKSPPMEPSDELRLFHELVARLNDKIRGFEAVVSELWYVEEYDVLALALDGRMKVSRFKLGCSRT from the exons atGGCAAGGGCATTTGCAGTTGGTGTTGGGAATTGGTGGAGCCATTCCAAAACTGTGATTTTAATTTGGTGTATTTGCATCTTCTTCTACATCTTTTTCTTCCATATGGCTCTCCAaaattcctcttcttcttcgtcttcag ATAAATATTCGGAGCAGCGGTCAAGGTTGTATGATAAAATGGAAAGGGATTTGGATGAGAGTGGAGCAGCTTTCCTCAAACATGGCGAAACTTCTCAATCACTGTTGCTCTCGGATATTTTCATCCTTAAGGATGGATCTGTAACACCTGTGCTCAAG GCTGCAAACCCTCCTGTCCGGGCTAATGTTTTGTATCTTAGCCCAGAATACTCAGTGCCCATCTC GGACAATGTAAAGAGTACATTTAGTTCATACTTTGATAAAG TTTGGTTTCAGAACTCTAGCGTATACCATTCTAGCATGTTTCATGCCTCACATCATATTGAACCTGTTCCTGCCACTGAAGATGAG ATCGAAGCTGAAGTAAATGCTGTCAAAGCTGTTGCAGACACCCTCTGCCCCTTAAAAATTGTCTTGGATAGAGTGGTTTTGACTTCAACTGGCGTGCTTCTGGGATGCTGGCAG GTGATCTCTGGAACAGATCCCTTAACCATTCGGGCTAAACTGAAAACTGCACTTCCACATGCCCCAAAGAAGCAACTC TATGATGATGCTATTCTACACACATCATTTGCAAGGCTTTTGGGTCATCCCAAATCTCCTCCCAtg GAGCCTTCAGACGAACTCCGATTATTCCATGAGCTTGTTGCCAGACTAAACGATAAAATCCGTGGATTTGAG GCAGTTGTTTCTGAACTCTGGTATGTGGAGGAATATGATGTGTTGGCGCTTGCTTTGGACGGAAGAATGAAGGTCAGCAGGTTCAAACTCGGTTGCAGCAGAACCTAA
- the LOC118053673 gene encoding uncharacterized protein isoform X2, which yields MALQNSSSSSSSDKYSEQRSRLYDKMERDLDESGAAFLKHGETSQSLLLSDIFILKDGSVTPVLKAANPPVRANVLYLSPEYSVPISDNVKSTFSSYFDKVWFQNSSVYHSSMFHASHHIEPVPATEDEIEAEVNAVKAVADTLCPLKIVLDRVVLTSTGVLLGCWQVISGTDPLTIRAKLKTALPHAPKKQLYDDAILHTSFARLLGHPKSPPMEPSDELRLFHELVARLNDKIRGFEAVVSELWYVEEYDVLALALDGRMKVSRFKLGCSRT from the exons ATGGCTCTCCAaaattcctcttcttcttcgtcttcag ATAAATATTCGGAGCAGCGGTCAAGGTTGTATGATAAAATGGAAAGGGATTTGGATGAGAGTGGAGCAGCTTTCCTCAAACATGGCGAAACTTCTCAATCACTGTTGCTCTCGGATATTTTCATCCTTAAGGATGGATCTGTAACACCTGTGCTCAAG GCTGCAAACCCTCCTGTCCGGGCTAATGTTTTGTATCTTAGCCCAGAATACTCAGTGCCCATCTC GGACAATGTAAAGAGTACATTTAGTTCATACTTTGATAAAG TTTGGTTTCAGAACTCTAGCGTATACCATTCTAGCATGTTTCATGCCTCACATCATATTGAACCTGTTCCTGCCACTGAAGATGAG ATCGAAGCTGAAGTAAATGCTGTCAAAGCTGTTGCAGACACCCTCTGCCCCTTAAAAATTGTCTTGGATAGAGTGGTTTTGACTTCAACTGGCGTGCTTCTGGGATGCTGGCAG GTGATCTCTGGAACAGATCCCTTAACCATTCGGGCTAAACTGAAAACTGCACTTCCACATGCCCCAAAGAAGCAACTC TATGATGATGCTATTCTACACACATCATTTGCAAGGCTTTTGGGTCATCCCAAATCTCCTCCCAtg GAGCCTTCAGACGAACTCCGATTATTCCATGAGCTTGTTGCCAGACTAAACGATAAAATCCGTGGATTTGAG GCAGTTGTTTCTGAACTCTGGTATGTGGAGGAATATGATGTGTTGGCGCTTGCTTTGGACGGAAGAATGAAGGTCAGCAGGTTCAAACTCGGTTGCAGCAGAACCTAA